One window of Pocillopora verrucosa isolate sample1 chromosome 9, ASM3666991v2, whole genome shotgun sequence genomic DNA carries:
- the LOC131770037 gene encoding adenosine receptor A2a — MVDVSLASFTNFTNKTSGQGDTADVSPVAGAIIIIIINTITFPCTVVLNALVIKAVKTTPRLRTNSNILLACLAVTDALTGLLGQPLFVLWKIFLLVGLSNSKIVENCNYTIVIITLTASFFHLMFVTFERLIAIKFTMQYSNTITDNSMKRAVLVAWIISFIFGVFDVIEWDLVVRSLSGVLTASCIIFLSVAYFIMYRETRRHQEKIKTQQMPQEEVERFTKENKALKTTLYVVGAVFVCLLPLCFCLIVIATGLSESCPIDLSLMQTCAMLNSFVNPLIYCWRQKEMRQVIYGIRPAVVHIHNQ; from the coding sequence ATGGTAGACGTTTCCTTGGCCAGttttacaaattttacaaaCAAAACTAGCGGACAAGGCGACACAGCAGATGTATCTCCGGTGGCTGGTGCcataatcataatcatcatcaacaccatCACTTTTCCCTGCACAGTTGTGCTCAACGCACTTGTGATAAAGGCTGTGAAAACGACGCCTCGACTCCGtaccaacagcaacatcttgctggcctgtttagcggtgacCGACGCCTTAACTGGTCTCCTTGGCCAGCCATTGTTTGTCCTGTGGAAGATTTTCCTATTAGTTGGTCTCAGTAACAGTAAAATAGTTGAAAACTGCAATTACACAATTGTGATTATAACACTTACAGCTTCATTCTTTCATCTGATGTTCGTTACTTTCGAGAGACTCATAGCTATCAAATTTACAATGCAATACTCAAACACTATAACTGATAATAGCATGAAGAGAGCAGTGTTAGTAGCttggatcatttcctttatttttggagTTTTTGATGTGATAGAATGGGATCTAGTAGTACGTTCTCTGTCTGGTGTTCTTACTGCTTCatgtattattttcctttctgtcgCTTATTTCATCATGTATCGTGAAACACGTCGTCaccaagagaaaattaaaactcagCAAATGCCCCaggaagaagtggaaagatttaccaaagaaaacaaagcgcTTAAGACAACTTTATATGTAGTTGgtgctgtttttgtttgtcttcttccactttgtttctgtcttatTGTTATAGCTACAGGTCTTTCTGAAAGTTGCCCCATCGATCTGTCATTGATGCAAACATGTGCCATGTTAAACTCGTTTGTTAATCCACTGatttactgctggagacaaaaagagaTGAGACAGGTCATTTATGGAATAAGACCCGCGGTAGTGCATATACACAACCAGTGA